One Pseudomonadota bacterium genomic window, TCTTCATGAGGGGCATGATCTGCTCTGACTGCGAGGCCGTGAGGCCCAGCTGGTCGACGATCTGGCGCCAGGGACGGCGCCCGCCAGGCTCGGCGGCGGCCGACGTGACCAGCGTGGCGGTGAGCAGCAGAATGAGGGAGAGCGTGCGGATGTTCACGGGGGACCTCCAGAGGAAACCTGACGGGTTCAACCCCGGACGCGGCAGAAGGTTTCGCGCCTGGGGTCGTTCTTCATCGCCCGTGCTCTCTCGCGGGGGCGCTCCAGGAGTCCCGAGACCCTTCGAGCCAGAGGTTGATCTCGTCGTTGCGATAGTAGGGGCGCCCGTCGATCCAGACCTCGATGCCGCGCAGCAGCCAGTCGTCGCCCTGCGACTTGCGCAGGCGGATGTACTTGATGTCGTCGACCCGAAGGCCCTGCGGAGGGAGCTGGAACGTGTCGCTCGCGCCGTTCTTGAACGGCTGCCTGCCTGGCGTGGCCAGGGTCCACTCGTAGCTGGGGCCGAGGCTGAACCACACTGCCTCGTCAGTGCTGGCGCCGAAGTCATCGCCGGTGCGCACGATCACCTTCAGCTTCTCGATGGCCCGTGGCGTGTCAGCGGGAGCAGCCACGGCTGGAAGCGCGGTCGCGAGAACCGCGAGCAGCAGCGCCGCAACGGCTCGCATCACGCTCCGCCCTTCGACAGCATGGCCTTCAGGTCGTCGGGGTAGCTCGATTTCGCCACGGCGTCTTCGAGCGTGACGACGCCGCTGATCACGAGATTTCGGAGCGCGCTGTTCAGCGTCTGCATGCCCACCGATCCGCCCGCCTGCAGCATGTTGTTGATCTGGTGGGTCTTGCCCTCGCGAATCATGTTGCGTACGCCGCCCGTGCCCACCATGATCTCCATGGCGCAGACGCGTCCGCGTCCCTCCGCGCGCGGGAGAAGACACTGCGAGACAACGCCCTCGAGGGTGCCCGCCAGCTGCATCCGGATCTGGGCCTGCTGCCCGCTCGGGAACACGTCGATGACGCGGTCGACGGTGGAGGCCGCCGATGTCGTGTGCAGGGTGCCGAACACGAGGTGACCGGTCTCTGCGGCGGTCACGGCGAGGCTGATGGTCTCGAGGTCTCGCATCTCGCCCACCAGGATGACATCCGGGTCTTGCCGCAGCACGTGCTTCAGGGCGGCCGCGAACGACAGGGTGTCAGACCCCAGCTCGCGCTGGCGCACGATGCATCGCTTGTTGCGGTGCATGAACTCGATGGGGTCTTCGATGGTGACGATGTGATGATCGTAGTTGGCGTTGATGTAGTCGATCATGGCCGCCAGGGTGGTCGACTTGCCGCTTCCCGTGGGGCCCGTCACCAGCACCAGACCGCGGGGACGGCTTGCGAGCTCGCGGATGATGGGGGGGAGGTTCAGCTCCTCGAGGGTGATGGGCCGCACGGGGATGGCGCGGAACACCGCGCCGAGCGAGTTGCGCTGCCACAGGATGTTGCCGCGGAAGCGAGACAGGCCCGGGATGGAGACCGAGAAGTCGAGCTCGCGGGTCTTGATGAGCTTCTCGCGCTGGTCGCCGTCGAGCACGGGGTAGAGAACCGCCTCCATGGCCCCCATGTCGAGCGACGGCGCGCCAGGGATGGCCCGCAGGGTTCCGTCGATGCGCATGGCGGGTGGTCCGCCCACGCACAGGTGGAGGTCGGACGCTCCGTTCTCGATCATGGTACGAAGCAGGTCTTCGAGGGTCACTGTCGTTGCTGTGCTGTCCACCGAGGTCCTCCGTTGAGCGGGCCTTGAATCGCGGCCGAGCAGCCGCGCTTCGAGCAATCCTTCTGGGCGGAGAACGGCATGTTTCGGCCGTTGTCCGCAGCGCGCAACCGCGCCGTTGCCTGATATACGCCTTCCGCGGGGGCTCCCCCTCTGTCATGTGCGCGAGGAGGAGGCCCGACCTCCGCAGGCTGCGCCGTTGCGGTCAGAAATCGCTTTCCTTGGGGCCTGTGTCGTGGGGGCGAACCCCGTGTCGCTTTCGCGCGGCGGGCATGTACTTGCGGAACACCTTGCGGATGCCCACGGCCGACACGGGACGTCGCTCTGGCTCGCGCTGCGTGAGTTCGCGCACCATCGACTCGATCTCGAGGGGAAGGTTGGGGTTGTAGGTCGAGGGTGGCGGGGGCAGCTGCGAGACCTTTCGCGTGATGACCTCTATCGTGGTCTCACCCTCGAAGGGGAGGTAGCCGGTGAGCATGCGGAACGCCACGACCCCGAGGGCGTAGTAGTCGGTTCGGTAGTCGACGAGCTCGGAGCTGATCTGCTCGGGCGACATGTAATGCGGGGAGCCGACGAACGAGTTCGAGTCTTCATTGCTGCGAGGAGGGTCCCACAGATCGCGGGCGATGCCGAAGTCGGCGACCTTCACGCTCCCGTCGCGGCGGAGCATGATGTTCTCGGGCTTGATGTCGCGGTGGACAACGCCCATGTTGTGCGCGTACTCGAGTGCGGCGGTGACGTCGTGGAGCACCTGCGCGGCCTGCGCCACGGGAAGGGGGCGCTGCTTGGGGAGAACCCGGTCGAGGGTCACGCCGTCGACGTACTCCATGGCGATGTAGGGCAGCTCGCCCCCCGAGCCATCGGCGTAGTCGAGGATTCGCACCAGGTTCGGATGCTGCATCTTCTTGCCCACCGAGAGCTCCTGGCGGAAGTACGTGCGGTGCTCTTCGGTCTCGAAGAAGTTGGGGTCGGGAATCTTCAGCGCCACCTGTGTGCCGTCGGCCGACTCTGCCAGGTACACCTTCGCCATGCCGCCCGTGCCGAGCTTGCGATGAATGAGGTAGCGGCCCACCTGAAGCGGGTTCTTCGCCGGACGGGTTGACATCTCGCGAAGGGTCGAGACCTCGTCGATCAGTGCCTGCTTGCGACGCATCGCCCGCAGGACGAGCAGAACGGCAGCCACCAGGGCGACCACGGCTGCGCCCCCCACGATATACGGCAGGTGCATCTTCATCGGATTCATGCTGGCTGCACGGCTACGCCCCTTCTACAGGTCATGGCGCTGCCGCACCCGATGGTAGCCGGGCTTGATGACCTCGTAGATCACGTCGATGCGATCCTTGTACGGGATGAACGCGCTCTTCATGCTGTTGAGCGCGATCTTCTCAAGGTCGTTGATGCCCAGCCCGAACACGTCAGCGGCGAGCTGGTACTCGCGCGTCATGGTGGTGTTGCTCATCAGGCGGTTGTCGGTGTTGAGGGTGACGCGGAACTTGTGGTGGTGGTATACGCCGAAGGGGTGCTCGGAGAGGTCCTTGCACGCGCCCGTGTGCACGTTGCTCGACAGGCAGATCTCGAGGGGGATGCGCTTGTCGAGCACGTACTGCGACAGGTATCCCATGTTCACCGCGCGTCCGCCCTCGAGCTTCATGTCGTCGATGAGGCGGGTGGCGTGCCCGATGCGATGGGCGCCGCACCACTGGATGGCCTGCCAGATGCTCTCCTTGCCGAACGCCTCCCCCGCGTGGATGGTGATGTTGAAGTTGTGGCGCTGGATGAAGTGGAAGGCGTCGACGTGCTTCTTGGGCGGGTAGCCGCCCTCTTCACCGGCGAGGTCGAGCCCGACCACGCCGCGATCGCGGAAGTCGATGGCCAGCTCGGCCATCTCGAGCGACTGCTGCATGTTGCGCATGGCGCAGATGATGAGGCCGTAGCGCACCCCGAAGTCGCGCTTGCCGCGCTCGAGTCCCGCAAGCACGGCCTTTACGACCTCTTCCCAGTGGAGCCCGCCCTGGGTGTGGAAGACGGGGGCGAAGCGGGTCTCGACGTAGCAGACCCCGTCGCTGCGCATGTCCTCCATCATCTCGTAGGCCACCCGCTCGAGGTTGGCGGGCGTCTGCATGACGGCGCAGGTGTGGGCGAACCCCTCGAGGTACTCGGGAAGGCTCCCCTTGTTCGCGCCGCGGAAGAACCACTGGGCCAGCTCTTCGGGGTCGGTGGTGGGCAGCTGGTCGTAGCCGCACTCGCGGGCGAGCTCGATGATGGTGGAGGGGCGCAGGCCGCCATCGAGATGGTCGTGCAGCAGAACCTTGGGGCACTGGCGCAGGAGGTCTTCAGTGAGGCCGCTGCGGTGGGTGTCGGTGGCGAGTGACATGGGGTGGTGACCTCCGATGGTGGGCGCGACGCAGGGGTTGTCGCTTCGACGTATTACCGGAATCGCACGAGAATCCCTTTATCTGGGGGGCGCATGGTCTTGACGCGCGCATTCCGTGTGATACAATACGCTGGCAGGATCAGGTTGTCCAGCTGTCAACGCGGAATCCCACTCGGAACCACTCGACAGACCCCGGCTCTGCATCATCACAACTTGGAGGTCGTCGAGTGTACGTCGACAAAACCCTTTCCTGCGCCGATTGCGGTGCAGGCTTCACCTTTACTGCCGGCGAGCAGGAGTTCCATGCTTCGAAGGGCTTCACCAACGAGCCCCGTCGTTGCCCGGCCTGCCGCACGGCGCGTCGTTCCAACCGTGATGGCGGCGGCGGCGGCGGCTTCGGCGGCCCGCGCCAGGGCGGTGGCGGCTTCGGCGGCGGCCAGCGTCGTGAGATGTTCGACGTCCAGTGCGCCGAGTGCGGCAAGATGACCCAGGTCCCCTTCAATCCGCGGGGTGACCGTCCGGTCTACTGCTCCGACTGCTTCCGCTCGTCGGGCTCGTTCTCGGGCTCCGGCAACCGCGGTGGCGGTGGTGGCGGACGCCGCTGGTAGGCGTTCCACGGGCGAGGGTTCGCAGACGCGGCGAGCGTCTCTGACCCTCCTCCCTGTGCAATGCCAGAAGCGAGGCGTGTTGCTTGTGCAGCGCGCCTTGTTTGCGTTCTCGGCCCTTCTCTGCTGCAGCCCCGCGGCGTGGGCCCATCATGTCCCGGTGACGGCCGAGGTCCCCTGGTGGAACGTCTTCCTGTGGGCTGGCGTTGCGCTGCTGCTTGTCGGGGAGGCGGTGTTCCTCGGGGCGTTCCGCGGGCGAGACCAGGGGGAGCGCTTCGGGCGGGTGTGGGCCCTGATGCCCCTCACCGTACTGGCTGGGCTGCTGGTGGCTCGCTATGCGCCGCTGCTGCGCGCGCCCGCCGAGCGCGCTGCCGTGGGGCCGGACGCGTTGCGCGTCGCGGTGGTGGGACGGCAGTGGCAGTGGGACGTGTCGTATCCGCAGGGGGGCGCGGCCTCGGTGGGCGAGATTCATCTGCCTGCAGGTCGTGAGGTCCGGCTCACGCTCTCGTCGAGCGACGTCCTCCACTCGTTCGAGATCCCGTCCCTGCGGGTCCGCCGTGACGTGCTCCCCGGCCGGCCGCAGGAGGTGATGCTCTGCATCGCGCGTCCCGGGCGGTATCCTGTCTATTGCGGAGCGGCCTGCGGGCGTCTGTCGGACGAAATGCCCGGAGTGATTGCAGTCGAGCCCCCTGATGAGTATAATCGGTGGGTCGCTCAGCGACGAGTTCAACCATCGGCAGGCAGAAGATGAGTCCCGAAGCCACTTCAGAAGAGCATCTCCCCGATCGCCCCTACCATCGCTTCGTGCGCGTGAGCGCGGCCTGCGTGGCCGTCATCATCGCCGCGGGCGCGCTGGTCACCACGACACGCACGGGGCTGTCGGTGCCGGACTGGCCCACCACCTTCGGAACCTTCTTCCCTCCCTTCGCCCTCTGGGTGAACGGGGTCGAGTTCGAGCACACCCATCGGCTCATCGCGGGAGTCATCGGACTGTTCACCATGATCTCATGCGTCTGGGTCATCCGGCGAGACGCGCGTCGAGGCGTTCGCTTCCTCGCCGGTGCCGCCATCTGCGCGGTTCTGGTGCAGGCCATGCTGGGCGGGCTCACCGTGCTGCTCAAGCTGCCTCCCGCGGTCTCGGCCTCTCACGGCACGCTGGGCCAGACCTTCTTCTGCCTGATGGTCGCCCTCTCGATGGTCACCTCGCCGAGCTGGGCCGCGGCCGGCCGACGCGAGGCCGATGGCGCCGCGCTTGCGCTGCAGATGCTCTCGGTGATGCTCTTCATCACGGTGTGGTCGCAGCTCGTCATCGGCGCCACCATGCGTCACCTCCACGCAGGGCTGGCCATCCTCGACTTTCCCACCTCGCAGGGGCAGTGGGTGCCCGACTTCGTCAACGTGGGCGTGGCCGTGAACTTCGCCCACCGCATGGGCGCCCTGGTCGTGTTCGTGCTCGCCACCTCGCTGGTCGCGCTCACGCTGGCCCGCTTTCGCGATGACGCCCGCCTCGTGTCGGCCGCCTTGCGCATCGCGGGCCTGGTTGCGCTGCAGGTGACGCTTGGGGCATTCATCGTGTGGACCCACCGCAGCGTCATCGTCACCAGTCTGCACGTGTTGAACGGGGCCCTGGTTCTCGTCTCGGCCCTGGTCATGCTGCTGTGGGCGTTCCGGCTCTACGCCCCCGCCGCCGTGGTGCGCGCGGCGCGGCCCAGGGCGCAGGGGGTCGGCACGCCGGCAGTTCAGGGGGCGGTGTCGTGATCGAGGCGAGCACGACCGAGCCGGTCTCCTCCCTGGTCTCTGACTACGTCGAGCTCACCAAGCCTCGGCTCACGGTGCTTGCCGTGTTCACCACCATCGTCGCGTTCTATCTGGGGTCGCAGCCCCTCGACCTGGTGCTGCTCGGGCACACCCTGCTGGGCACCATCATGATCGCCTCCGGCGCGGCGGCTCTCAACCACGCCTTCGAGCGTGAGGTCGACCAGCGCATGTGGCGCACCCGCAGCCGCCCCATTGCCGCGGGTCGAGTGACGGCGCGCGATGGGGCCCTCTTCGGCGGCCTGCTGGCCACGGTGGGCACAGTGTACCTCTGGCTCGCGGTGAACCCCCTCACCGGCGGGCTCGCCCTGCTGGCCGTGCTGTCGTATGTGCTGGTGTACACCCCGCTCAAGACGCGCACGCCCTTATGCACCGTCGTGGGCGCGGTGCCCGGCGCGCTGCCCTGCATGATGGGGTGGACGGCGGCGCGCGGCCAGATCGGCATGGAGGGGCTCGTGCTCTTCTCGGTGCTCTTCGTCTGGCAGCTGCCGCACTTCCTCGCCATCGCGTGGATGTATCAGGAAGACTACGCGCGCGCGGGGCTGCCCATGCTTACGGTGGTCGAGCCGGACGGTACGAGCACCATCCGCCAGATCATCATCTGGACCCTCACCCTCGTGCCCATCAGCATGACGCCCAGCCTGCTCGGCGTCACCACCCCCGCGTACTTCTTCGTGGCCCTCGTGCTCGGCATCGGGTTTGTGTTGTCGGGGGTGATGCTCGCGGTTCGACCGACCCGCGCAAGCGCGCGTCGGGTGCTGCTCGCGTCGGTCATCTATCTCCCCCTGCTCCAGATTGCCATGCTTCTCGGAAAGGTTCGTTGAGCCGAGTGTGAGGGGGGCTGGCCGTTGATTCGTGCCTGCCCTTTCGCGCTCGAACAAAATTTCACAAAGTCCAGTCGGCTGGAAGGAATTCCAAGCCGTCATCTCCAACCAACCCGGTGCATTCCCGTGCCATCTGGCGCCGCCGCAAGCCCTCCCCGATTGCGTGCGCTACGCCGACCGGCAGCATTCCTCTCGGAAGACCGCTGCACTCACGCGTGAGCGCAGCGTGTCGGGCCGTGCTCCGACATCGGAATAGGTAGGGTACCCGTGAAAACGAAAACCACATCTCTCGCGCACTGGCGCGCCGCAGCCCTCTCCCTGCTGATGGCAGGGGCGGCGATGGCCGCCGGCTGCGGAAACAGCGACAACCAGTCCATCTTCGACACGAAGGGGCCCGTGGCGAGCACTGAGCTCTACACGACGATGATCACGCTCTGGGTGAGCGTGGGCATCTTCGTCGTGGTCGGCTCGGCCCTCGTCTTCGCGCTCGTGCGGTTCCGCGCTCCCGCGGACCTGGGCCCGGAGACCCCGCTCCCCTCGCAATCGCACGGGAACGCCGCCCTTGAGGCCGTGCTGACCCTCGTGTCGATCTGCCTCCTGGTGATCATCGCGTGGCCCACCATCCCCGCCATCTTCAAGCTCGACGCCATGCCCACGGCGGAAGAGAAGCCCGTGATCATCGAGGCCAAGGGCTGGCAGTGGTGGTGGGAGTTCACCTACCTGAACACCAAGAAGAAGGTGTATGTCGGCAACGAGATGCACATCCCCGTCGGGCGTAAGATCCTCCTCCGACTCGAGTCGTCCGACGTGATCCACAGCTTCTGGGTGCCCAAGCTCGGCGGCAAGACCGACGTGATTCCGAACCAGCACAACCAGATGTGGCTGCTGGCCGACCAGAAGGGCGTCTACTACGGCCAGTGCGCTGAGTACTGCGGAACCTCGCACGCCAACATGCGCTTCAAGGTCGTGGCGGGTGACGCCGACGACTTCGAGAAGTGGATCATGCATCAAGACTCAGCCGCGGTCGATCCTCCCGCCGGTTCGCTGGCAGCCCGTGGCAAGGAGATCTTCATCAAGGGCCCCAAGGAAGGCCAGGCCTGCTCTTCGTGCCACATGATCAAAGGCACGCCCGCCGCGGGCATCGTCGGCCCCAACCTCACCCACGTGGGCAGCCGCCTGAACCTGGCTTCCGGGATTCTCGACAACAACGACCACGATCTCAAGATGTGGCTGCACGATCCCGGCGCGGTGAAGCCGGGCAACCACATGGCCACGATGGCCATGCCTCCCCTCCATCTCTCTGACGACGAGGTCAACGCCCTCGCCGCCTATCTCGAAATGTTGAAGTAGGTTCGAGCCGATGACTGTAAACGCACACCCACAATCCGCCATCCTCGGCATCCCTCGACCCA contains:
- a CDS encoding type IV pilus twitching motility protein PilT gives rise to the protein MIENGASDLHLCVGGPPAMRIDGTLRAIPGAPSLDMGAMEAVLYPVLDGDQREKLIKTRELDFSVSIPGLSRFRGNILWQRNSLGAVFRAIPVRPITLEELNLPPIIRELASRPRGLVLVTGPTGSGKSTTLAAMIDYINANYDHHIVTIEDPIEFMHRNKRCIVRQRELGSDTLSFAAALKHVLRQDPDVILVGEMRDLETISLAVTAAETGHLVFGTLHTTSAASTVDRVIDVFPSGQQAQIRMQLAGTLEGVVSQCLLPRAEGRGRVCAMEIMVGTGGVRNMIREGKTHQINNMLQAGGSVGMQTLNSALRNLVISGVVTLEDAVAKSSYPDDLKAMLSKGGA
- a CDS encoding serine/threonine protein kinase gives rise to the protein MNPMKMHLPYIVGGAAVVALVAAVLLVLRAMRRKQALIDEVSTLREMSTRPAKNPLQVGRYLIHRKLGTGGMAKVYLAESADGTQVALKIPDPNFFETEEHRTYFRQELSVGKKMQHPNLVRILDYADGSGGELPYIAMEYVDGVTLDRVLPKQRPLPVAQAAQVLHDVTAALEYAHNMGVVHRDIKPENIMLRRDGSVKVADFGIARDLWDPPRSNEDSNSFVGSPHYMSPEQISSELVDYRTDYYALGVVAFRMLTGYLPFEGETTIEVITRKVSQLPPPPSTYNPNLPLEIESMVRELTQREPERRPVSAVGIRKVFRKYMPAARKRHGVRPHDTGPKESDF
- a CDS encoding adenosine deaminase, which produces MSLATDTHRSGLTEDLLRQCPKVLLHDHLDGGLRPSTIIELARECGYDQLPTTDPEELAQWFFRGANKGSLPEYLEGFAHTCAVMQTPANLERVAYEMMEDMRSDGVCYVETRFAPVFHTQGGLHWEEVVKAVLAGLERGKRDFGVRYGLIICAMRNMQQSLEMAELAIDFRDRGVVGLDLAGEEGGYPPKKHVDAFHFIQRHNFNITIHAGEAFGKESIWQAIQWCGAHRIGHATRLIDDMKLEGGRAVNMGYLSQYVLDKRIPLEICLSSNVHTGACKDLSEHPFGVYHHHKFRVTLNTDNRLMSNTTMTREYQLAADVFGLGINDLEKIALNSMKSAFIPYKDRIDVIYEVIKPGYHRVRQRHDL
- a CDS encoding zinc-binding protein; this translates as MYVDKTLSCADCGAGFTFTAGEQEFHASKGFTNEPRRCPACRTARRSNRDGGGGGGFGGPRQGGGGFGGGQRREMFDVQCAECGKMTQVPFNPRGDRPVYCSDCFRSSGSFSGSGNRGGGGGGRRW
- a CDS encoding cytochrome c oxidase subunit II, giving the protein MLLVQRALFAFSALLCCSPAAWAHHVPVTAEVPWWNVFLWAGVALLLVGEAVFLGAFRGRDQGERFGRVWALMPLTVLAGLLVARYAPLLRAPAERAAVGPDALRVAVVGRQWQWDVSYPQGGAASVGEIHLPAGREVRLTLSSSDVLHSFEIPSLRVRRDVLPGRPQEVMLCIARPGRYPVYCGAACGRLSDEMPGVIAVEPPDEYNRWVAQRRVQPSAGRR
- a CDS encoding heme A synthase, encoding MSPEATSEEHLPDRPYHRFVRVSAACVAVIIAAGALVTTTRTGLSVPDWPTTFGTFFPPFALWVNGVEFEHTHRLIAGVIGLFTMISCVWVIRRDARRGVRFLAGAAICAVLVQAMLGGLTVLLKLPPAVSASHGTLGQTFFCLMVALSMVTSPSWAAAGRREADGAALALQMLSVMLFITVWSQLVIGATMRHLHAGLAILDFPTSQGQWVPDFVNVGVAVNFAHRMGALVVFVLATSLVALTLARFRDDARLVSAALRIAGLVALQVTLGAFIVWTHRSVIVTSLHVLNGALVLVSALVMLLWAFRLYAPAAVVRAARPRAQGVGTPAVQGAVS
- the cyoE gene encoding protoheme IX farnesyltransferase, whose amino-acid sequence is MEASTTEPVSSLVSDYVELTKPRLTVLAVFTTIVAFYLGSQPLDLVLLGHTLLGTIMIASGAAALNHAFEREVDQRMWRTRSRPIAAGRVTARDGALFGGLLATVGTVYLWLAVNPLTGGLALLAVLSYVLVYTPLKTRTPLCTVVGAVPGALPCMMGWTAARGQIGMEGLVLFSVLFVWQLPHFLAIAWMYQEDYARAGLPMLTVVEPDGTSTIRQIIIWTLTLVPISMTPSLLGVTTPAYFFVALVLGIGFVLSGVMLAVRPTRASARRVLLASVIYLPLLQIAMLLGKVR
- the coxB gene encoding cytochrome c oxidase subunit II, with product MAGAAMAAGCGNSDNQSIFDTKGPVASTELYTTMITLWVSVGIFVVVGSALVFALVRFRAPADLGPETPLPSQSHGNAALEAVLTLVSICLLVIIAWPTIPAIFKLDAMPTAEEKPVIIEAKGWQWWWEFTYLNTKKKVYVGNEMHIPVGRKILLRLESSDVIHSFWVPKLGGKTDVIPNQHNQMWLLADQKGVYYGQCAEYCGTSHANMRFKVVAGDADDFEKWIMHQDSAAVDPPAGSLAARGKEIFIKGPKEGQACSSCHMIKGTPAAGIVGPNLTHVGSRLNLASGILDNNDHDLKMWLHDPGAVKPGNHMATMAMPPLHLSDDEVNALAAYLEMLK